In the Methanothermobacter marburgensis str. Marburg genome, TCATTAACTTATTTTTTAAGCACACACATAATAGGCACAATTTAAAGCCTCATCATTTAAAGATTCTTTCAAGGTCTTCACGAAACTTCAGAGGTTCGTTTTTTATTAATCTTCTATAATCGTTGAACTTTCATGGTTCTCCTCAAAGTTCTCAAGACAGTCCAGAATCTTTTTGATAACACCACCCATATCTTTACCGGTATCAAATTTGAATTCGTCTGGAATAGGCACATCAGGACCTGAAGCAGATCCCCTCTTACCTACAATTGCACAGCAACCCAGAATAGCAGCTTCTCGTGGTATCCTGTCCTTTCCAGGGTGATTGCCAAAGTCGATGTAAACCTTAGCCCTCTGGAGTTCCCTGATCACTTCATCCCGTGTCATGTTTATAATTGGCTTGAAATTTAATTCCCTGGCCTTTTTCATGAGGATTGAGGTAATTTGTAGCCTTTACGGGGATTATAAAGAATTATGTCTTCTTTATTTTTAAGGTCAGTTTTTATCTTCAGAAAATCTTCATTCAGGTAATCTGAGAGGTATTCTACATTTTTTATTCCATGTCTCTTAAGGTAATTCATTGCGTAATGGGACTGTGCAAGATGCATATACGCTGATGAAACCGTTTCGTCATTAATAAGCTCATAGTCCTTGTGTTTCTCCATAGCAATTTCTGGGAGTTCAAATATCTCTCTCTTTAAAAACATGTGGGCTAAATAATTTAGTCTGCCTCGCCAGCCCTTAATGACTGAATCGTTTTCGAGTTTTGATATGTAGAAATTATCGATGCTGAGCCACCAGATAACCTTCCTGATTCTTTCATAATTATCAATAACACGCATTAGACCTACAACTTCAGGTACTATGAGGATGTTCTTCTCTGAATCTTCAATTTTATTAACATAGGGAACAGCATATTTCCTATATTCTGGGTGTACGGGAGCCTCGTGGTCTTCAGGCTGATAGAACATGTATGCATCCATTTTAAGGTCATTTCTAAGGTGAAAACAGAGTTGATGTAGTAATTCCGGACCTCCCGTTGCTCTACCAGCCGGTGCAACGATGTAAATCCTGGTATCACTGTAAACCTTCACCTTATCTCCCCCTCACTACCTCAAGGGCCCTCTTTACCACGTTGTCCATATCATAGTAGCGATACCCTATAAGTCCTTCAAGAAGTGCCAAATCCATAAATTGCTTAGTGGACATATAAACCATACCATAGTCCCTTTTCAGTTTAAAATCAACCATAAAGTATCCTCTTCGGTTTTTCGTTATCAAAAATTCCTCTAAATCCATCCATATATGCGTTTAGAATGAATTTTACCCTCCTCAAGATATTCTCACCGCTTATAAGCTGACCCCCAATTGAAAGTGGGATGGCCTTTAGGAGGAAAAGGTAGAATCTCCACCACTTCATGTTCATTTTACGAAGCCAGACAGAATTCCTGACACCATAATATCTTAACCAGAGCCTATCATAGGGTACCATGGGGACATCCTTCCCGAGGATCCTCCTTGACCCACTATTCACCATTGCACCGTCCTTGTGGAGGATGGGGCTTCCAGGTATGAGTAGGATATCACCCTTCCTCCTCAACCTCAAAGAGTACTCAACATCATCGAAGTGCAGGAAGAAGTCGGCCCGTGGGAAACCAACATATTCAACCGCCTTAAGGTTAACAAGAAGGCCCACAAATGAGGCATGATCAATTTCAACACAATCCTCCTTGAGGTCGTCAGGTGAAACCGGCTGAACCATATCACCGAAACCTTCAAAGTCAAAGAAGCCCCTGTGTCTAAACTGGGGGTTCCCGTCAGGGGAGACCTTTAGATTAGCCAGGGCAACAACACCATCTGAAGCATATACAAGTAATTTCTCAAGGCTATCGGGTAGTGGTTCTGCATCATCATCCATTAGCCAGATCCAGTCGTATCCGTCCTGGTAGGCTCTTTTGACTCCTTCGTGGAATCCTCCTGCTCCGCCGGTGTTTTCTGGTAGTCTTATGTGGGTGACCCTGATTTCTTTCTGGTTTTTGGGTGTTTTCAGGGTTAGTGTTCCTCCCTCTGGGCTGGGGGTGTAGCCTTCCTGGTGGAGGAGTTCTGGTGTTCCATCAGTTGAGGCGTTGTCTATTATATATATGGCCTGGAGGGGTCTTGTCTGCTTCATGAGTGCCTCCAGGCATTCCATGAGCAGCTCCTTACGGTTGTAGGTTACCACGACTGCAGCCACCCTCACATCACCGGAAACATCCCTGGAGGTCATCATCTCACCTCCTCCTCAAATACCTCAAGGGCCCTCTTTACAACGTCGTCCATGTCATAGTAGCGGTACTCTGCGAGCCGCCCAAGTAGTGTGATGTTCTCGATTTTCTCTGCGAGTTTCCTGTATTCCTCATACATCCCCTGGGATTCCTAGGTTACACAAGGTCCTACTCCAGCTTCGGGGCACTTGGAGTTGTATTTGGCCTCTCGTTTCTATCATGGCTCATGGAGTGCCTGAGGCTGTACCTTGTTTTCCTGTCATTCGGTGCTGAGATAGCATTCTCAGCGGTTGTCATGATATTCCTTCTTGCAAACCTCATAGGGATACTATCAGCCCTCCCGGGGGGTATGGGTTCAATGGAGGTTTCAATGGCGGGACTCTTTGTTTTATTTGGTGTTCCAGGTTTCCTTGCGGGCAGCATAGCCATCGTGGATC is a window encoding:
- a CDS encoding glycosyltransferase family 2 protein, with translation MTSRDVSGDVRVAAVVVTYNRKELLMECLEALMKQTRPLQAIYIIDNASTDGTPELLHQEGYTPSPEGGTLTLKTPKNQKEIRVTHIRLPENTGGAGGFHEGVKRAYQDGYDWIWLMDDDAEPLPDSLEKLLVYASDGVVALANLKVSPDGNPQFRHRGFFDFEGFGDMVQPVSPDDLKEDCVEIDHASFVGLLVNLKAVEYVGFPRADFFLHFDDVEYSLRLRRKGDILLIPGSPILHKDGAMVNSGSRRILGKDVPMVPYDRLWLRYYGVRNSVWLRKMNMKWWRFYLFLLKAIPLSIGGQLISGENILRRVKFILNAYMDGFRGIFDNEKPKRILYG
- a CDS encoding flippase-like domain-containing protein, translated to MGFLGYTRSYSSFGALGVVFGLSFLSWLMECLRLYLVFLSFGAEIAFSAVVMIFLLANLIGILSALPGGMGSMEVSMAGLFVLFGVPGFLAGSIAIVDRLISFWSVTALGAILSSYYAGDILDVVRSYILDIKT